ATTTATTAATCTGATTACGGCTATTATAGTAAATTATGTTGCCGACAGTGAATGATAATTTCCTTCAGTACCAGGATATTATATGCAGGATTTTTAGTCCGGAATCAGTATCTATGATTCTTAATTTTCCTGAAAGTCCCTCTGACGGCTTAAGCAGTCCATATATTGAAGAGTTCATCTCTGATAATATGTCAGCTAATGCAGACGATCTTGCAGATTTTCTGATTCTTAAAAGAGATGATAATAAATATTCCCTGACTAAATTTGGTGCTGTTCTTAGATCTAAGTATTTATATCTGCTTTCTGAACTTAATGGCAGAAGAAATAATTTATGCAGAGATGTCTCTTACGTGGATATTGGTCTTCTCTCCGGGTATTTACTATCCATCTATGATAGTGAAGATTCTGACCAATTACAGAGAGGACTTATTCCGGCAGATGCGATTTCCAAACCCGGAAGAGATGAATTATTATATGATATCTATAACCTTGTCATCCTGATAATAAAAAATCCGGAATATTTTATGATTCATAATTATGAGAGTCTTCCTGATTTTGCTGTTGAAAATCTCGGCATGCTGCACAGCGCCGTTTTAATATGTGATCCGACGGTAAATTACAGGCAGAAGATGGAATTTTACCATGAATTATTAAGAAAGGCTGATCATATACATGGCATTTCAACATGGGGAACGGGGGAGATCGGAACTACAATGATTGACTGCCTTAAATCCGGTGCTGAAATAGAACTGGTTATATCCGGAGAAATGGCTTTAAAGCTTATAGAACCTCCTTATTTCAATAATATTGATGAGTACCGGTATTTTGAAAACCTGAAGTTTTTTGTCACTGATGAGATCATTCCTGTCGGTCTTACGGTAACTGACAAAAAACTGTCCCTGGGATTTTACCTAAATGACAAAAGAACATATGATTCAATTCATGACTTCATCTGTGGGTCCTGTTCCTGCCTTAGATGGGGCGAGGAGTTATTTTCATATTATAAAGAAAGATCTGCTGATTTTGAGGAATATCTGGCTATTAAGGTATTTCTGAAAGGTTAAATCTCTGAGATGTCAGGTATGTAAATGCCATTTACTGTTTTTTTCTTATAACGAAGTTCTCTTCATATATGCCTGCCATAGTAAAAATATGGAGGTCACTATTCTTGGTACTGAATCGCTTGGGGTTCGTGGGCTTTGCTGTCGGATTAAAACCGGTGACCGGTGTATTCTGATTGATCCGGGTGTTGCCCTGGGTTATCTCCGGCACGGCCTTCTTCCCCATCCATGTCAGGTAGCAGTCGGTGATGCGGTCAGGAAGCGGATTATTGAAGCCTGTTCTGAGGCTACCGATATTGTAATCAGTCACTACCACGGTGATCACCTGCCCCTTGCTGATGCAAATCCATATCAGATCCCTTTGCAGGACATTAAATTTCGTGTGGGTGCTAAGTTCTGGTGTAAAGGACCTGATGGTTGTTCAACTGTTTCACTAAGGAGGCGGCTGGATCTCATTGCTTATATTGGAAAGGACGATCTGCCGGCGGCTGAAGGCAGTGGTGATGCTGTTGTGCAGTGTTCACTGCCGGTTCCGCATGGAATTTCCGGCAGCCATCCTGGAACAGTAATTATGACTAAGATTAGAGATGTTTCTGATGGGGGGAAATCATTTCTTCATGCTTCTGATATTCAGTTGTTAAACAGGGAATCTGTTGATGTTATCCGGAATTTTGAACCGGATGTTGTTTTTGCATCCGGGCCGCCTTTATATCTCGGTCGGCTCTCTGTTGAGGACAGAAATTTTGCATGGAAGAATGCTGTTTCAATAGCTGAAATTCCGTCAGTTAAAATTTTCATTCTTGATCACCATCTGCTTCGTTCACATGAAGGTTTTAAGTGGCTAAAGGCTCTCTTCGCAGAAACTGATGGTATAACTGTTTCAGCCGCAGATTTCATGAAACGAAAACCACTCTCTTTTGAGGCAGATCGTGATGAGCTGTACAGCCGGTTTAAGGTGCCTGAGAGATGGCATTCTGATTATGCCAGAGGTGATGTCGGTTTTATGGATTTTATTCATCAGTGTAAACTGGAGAATGATCTGGGGAGCCTAAAGGAGATCAGGGGTATTGAAATCTGATTTATCCGGATGAATTTAAGGATAGGCATTCACTTTGCCGACATAATTTATAATATCAGTGACAATTATTTTTAAGGCTGAAGATGATGAAAAAACTTATTTTTTTAATTGTTCTGGTTGCGATTGGATTAATTCTGTCTGCCGGATGCATTTATGAACGTGATATTCCGGGTCCATCGGAAAATGGTGAAGATTCTGAAGATCCATATGGTCTTGATTATATGAATAAGACTGTTGAGGTAGAAGTGGAAGATTCCGGTTATGAAGAGAGTTACAACACTATGGGTGGTGCCGGTATTCTTGATAAGGCTGAAGGGTATTACAATGAAGAATATGCCCGTGATGCGTATGTCAATCAGGTTACTGTGGTCAGTCCCGCTGGCACTGATTATTCAGATGAGGACGAGTATGATTACGCCATTGATAATTATGGTAAGACCGGTGGCAATCCTGTAGATGCTATTAAAAATCCTGAAAATTATTCTGTTCAGGATAGCGGCACAGTAATTCTGAATACAGATTCAGGAGAGATAGATAACTGACCGGAATTAAAATACTGTGGTGGATCTGAAAGAGAGATCCACATCATTACTTTTACTTTACAGGCTAAGTTCTTCCGGAAATTAATTTGTAACCGGATTCATTTCCGGTATTACTTTGGATTCTATCTCTTCATTGTCCGGGAATATGCGTTTTTCAGTACTTATCATTATACTTTCCAGCATATCCTGATAGTTCATTCCTGCAAATCCTGCCATCTTTGCCAGATGTCCGTCCCAGCACCATCCGGGATTTGGATTGGCTTCAAGAAGCCTTGGAGTGCCGTTTTTATCAAGCCGCCAGTCAAAACGGGCATAATCACGGCAGCCAAGCCTCGCATACAGTCTGATACAGCTCGCAGTAAGGAATCTCATTACATCTTCCGGAAGTTCGGCCTGTATTGATTTAAGATTCCAGTATGGACTCTCAGGATCCCATTTAGCTTCATAACCGCAGACTTTTGGCAGATCCTCAGGGAGTGCAGAATAATCCTCTTCTATTACAGGCAGAACTGTGTATTCATCCGGAAGATTGCCTATTATTCCTACACTTATGTCCTTTCCGGTCAGGAATTCCTCAACAAGGATTGGTTTTTCAGCTCCGGAAATTTTTCTGACATTGAGTATTGCATCCTGAAGCTCATTCACATCGCTGCATATACTGTCTTTTGTTATTCCAACGCTCGAATCTCCATAATTTGGCTTAACTATAACAGGGAAGTGTATCGGGAATTCAATAAATGAACTGTCTTCGGGGTTTATCATGAATGCTTTTGGTACCGGTATGTCAAGCTCCTTTGCAATACCACGCACAAGGGATTTGTCATAGCAGTAAGAAAGACACTGCGGGTTTCCGCCGGAGTATTCTATATCAAGCATTTCAAGTAATGCAGGGATATGAAGCTCTTTTTCCGGGTCATTTGAAAAACCTTCATCACATAAATTTAATGCAAATTCAAACCTGTTTTTGTTTTTGATAAGGTAACTCATGAGATTCTTATGGCTGTTTACATAGGTGAATTTATAATTCTTAAGACCGGAAAGTGCATCTTTCAGCTGGGAAATGGTCTTAAAATCATCTTCATCGAATTTGCAGAGAGGTTTTACCTTATCTTCCAGTTCCGGGTCACCCATAATCACAATTACTGATCTTTTTTTATTGGCCTGTTTCTTCTTAGGTGACCACTCTTTCTCTACAGACGAAGTTATGATTAGGCGGCGTGCCATCATACCAAGATCCTGCATTCTCTGTGATTCTGTTATGATGGGTTCATGTATCCGGATATTTTTAAAACCGCATTCTTTAAGCATGGAAGAGATCATTTCAGGGTTGTAAAGCCGTTCCGCATAGAACTGGTCAGCTATTACCCCCTTGCTGACATGAGTGATAACCTCACGGGTTACAAGCCTTTCATTATCGGAAGATAGTGACCTTTCCCTGCATACAAAATAATTTTTGTCTATCCATTCCCAGCTTCTTGGCGTGAAATTTTCTTTCAGGTAATCTCCGTCTGATACATCAAGAAGTAATTTTCCACCGGGTTTTAATGTCCTGAACACTTCAAGGAGGACTTTTTTGTCATCGTCGCATGATTCAAAATAGCCAAAGCTGTTACCCGGAATAATAATACAGTCGAATGAATCAGTGGAGTAAGGGAGTTTCCTTGCATCGCCCTCCCTGAAATTAATGCTGTAGCCGTCCTTTGCAGCCTGTTTTTTTGCTCTGTTTATCAGGTAATGTGACCTGTCAAGACCATAGATATTTTTAAAGCCCCTTGCTGCAAGTTCAACTGAATGCCGGCCCTGCCCGCAGCATAGATCAAGAATTATGTCATCTTTTGAGAGATCTGTCAGACTGATAAAGCTGTCAGTCTCTTTTGATGTGATCTCACTGTCATCAACAACATCACCGTCTGTTCTGATATAATTGGCATTAAATATCTCTCTCCACCACTCGGCACGGACATAACTTTCAAGGCTTTCAACCGGACCAAGGAATGTAGTGATTCTGGATTTACCTTTTGCTTTATTCATTTAATTTATCTTCTCAAAATCTGATGTTAATTTTGCAGGATAAATATTTTGCCGGACCGGACTTAATTTAAAAATAATAACTGATATTTCGGACCAAAAATACGCCAGAATAATTGTTTTTCCCTCCCAGTGCGCACCGATATAAAATATAACTTCAAAATGCGGTTTATTTCAGGAGTATTCTGTGCTTTTTTATGTTTTTGCGGGGTCTGGCAGATACACACAAATAAGTGAAAAATATGACTATGCCTTCCTGCATTTGCTTAATTTTTAATAATCCGCACTATTATGAAGAAAAAGACTTATCATCTGTGAACATCTGCTCATGAACAGCTTTTTTCATATCAAGTGAAATCTGAGTGCACATACCTGCAATTTTGGTTTCAAAATCCGTAACCATACAATAATTCCGGCCTGTAAGACATAATTCCCGGATAATATAATTATCCGGGAAATTCATTTCCAGGAACAGTCCGCATAGATCTTTATCTCCGCTCTTTGCATGAAGTGCTCTTAATGACTGGAATATGCAGGACATATAGAGTTCACAGGCGTCTTTTAATTCCGGATAATCAATAAATGATGTGCGTGATATCACCATCATCAGAATCTCAACCGGATGATAATTCAGGGGATTTATTCCGTACTTATAATAATTAAAGGCAGTAATGTTTCCGTTATCTGTATCCTCAAAAAAATCACGGAGATCGTCAGGAAGCTGAAATATATTCCCTGATCTCAGGCAGTGTGTAAGAAATTCACCTGAAATAGTATATTCTGCAAGGATTGCAGGAATTACCCTCGTATAAGCACACTTTAGTGCTGAATTTACATATAATTCTTCATCTGATATAATATCGCTGTATTGCCATCCCGCACCTTTAACAGAAGCATCTGCGATGGCCGAATATGCCTTTGCAACCATATTCCATCGCTCTTCTGAAAGTTCATCACGCATTTTAACAACCGCCTTTTCCGAAAATGCCATCAGAGAATCTTTGGAGTGATTTATTTTTTCCCCTCTCCCGCTCATAAGTATCGCTGAGACATTACTGTAATATTTCTCTTTCTCATCTGAAGAATAGCCCGGATCATCTATAATTTCATCAAAAAGATAGGTTATGCCATAGCATGATCCAAGAAGGATCTTCTTTACAAAACTGCTGCTCCGGTTTTCATAGCCATATTTTACAACTCCAAACATGGAACCGATATATTTTGCAAAAATTCCTCTTTTAAGGTATAATTCAGGACAGTTTTTTATAAATTCTGTTATCTCATCTCTGATAATTTTAGTTTCATCAGCGGAGATCCCTGTCATTTCACAGCAGATTTCAGCGAGTTTTTCCGTATCAGGAATCCCGTTACCGGCTCCCGTCTTCCGGTGTTTTCTGAAATCCGAAAATCCCGCCCTCAGATCTTTTTTAAAAGCCTTTATCTCTTTATTCTGCCTGATTATTCCTTTGTCCCTGACTGATGCAAACCTGTAATATTTTACAGCTTCACTGTACATTTCAGAATATTTCTTTAAACTGACCACGTCTGTTCTGAATATTTTATCTGAAAATATTAGGGCATTGTTTATAAAATACCGGATTTTAAGCCTTCTTCTCTCAGATTTGATAATATTAATAACAGTTTCCGTATTGTATGATGTCCTGCCATACTTAAGGAGATCATCAAAGTCATCCTGAAGAAATCTGTAGGATACATCATAAAGGCTTTCATCTTCATTATATCCATTAAGGTTATCCAGTACTGCCTGAATCATTGCTGCCTCATCTCATTTTCTGAATTATTCCTGATTTCCCAGAAGATACTGTGATCAATGGCCAAAGACAGGATTTTTACTCCATCCGCCACGCAGATTAACAGCAATATCCGAATATATTTTTGCGGTTTCAGCTTCAATGTCAATAATAACATCGCTGCATCCGGCGATCATTGATATTTCATCTCTGATTTTCCCTTCCGGAAAATTCATCTCAGTTAAAAGCTCTCTCAGGTCATCTTCACCTGATTTAAGCTTTAATAACCGGATTGAATGTGTAATCCTCATTATCCAGAGATCTTTTGCATCCGGAATATCTTTAAGATTTTCAGCAGAGACCCTGCTTACTGCTGCAAGGAATATCTCAAATGGGTGAATATTCTGTTTTACTGCGCCATAACAGAAGTAGTTGAAAGGTGTTATATTTCCCTCTTCCATATCGTCAGTGATGTCTCTGAGATCATCGGTAAGCTGAAATATCAGCCCGCCTCTCATGCAGTGCGACATGAATTTCTCATCAACTGTATAGCCGCCAAGTATTGCCGGAATAACTCTGGTATATGCAGCCTTTACTGCAGCCACCGAATATAATTCCTTATCTTTTAGCGGGGTACTGTAATTCCAGTTTGATCCTGCCGCAGTTGCTCTTGCAATGGCAATATATGACTGTGCAACCATCCGGCTTCTTTTTTCATCAAGAATACTGCATATTCCGGTAAATGCCGATTCTGAAAATTTCATAAGGGGATCTGCCGAATACTCAATTTCACCAAAATTTCCGGCGTTTAAAATATTCAGGACATTCTGAAAGTATTCTTCCTTCTCTTCCTTCCTGTATTCTGCATCGTCAAGAATATCATCAAAGAGATATGTTGCCGCAAAGAAACCTGACAGTCTTAAAATATTATTGTAATCCGGATTTTCAGCCGACTTTGAAAAGAAAATTACACCCAGAACAGATCTCATAAATTTTCCGAATATTCCGGATTCAAGGTATTTTTTAGGGCAGACTTCAATGAACTCATGAATGTAAGAATATAACCAGATTAATGATTCATCATCTGAACCTATGATACTTTTTGCAGAACTTATAAATTCTTCAGAAGAGCTTAAAAGGATCTTACTTTTATCACTGTTTTCAGGAAGTAAAATATCTGCCCATCTCTTAAATTCTTTTATGCTGATATCAGTTTTTGGAGATACACCCTGATCTCTCATCAGGGCGAATCTGAATAATCTCTCTTCTGCCCTTAAAATCTCTTTTCTCCTCAACCTCTCTTCATTATTGAGGCTGAATTTCCGGTCAGAATAAATAACAATCTCTTTTAAGCATTTAAGTTTCTGAAGCCTTTTGCGTTCTTTTGTAAGCCTGTCCAGGATTATATCTGGATCATATTCGTTCTCCATGAATGCAGTAAGATTTTGATAATCTTCTTCTGCATACTGATATGAAATTATAAATATGTCATTTTCAGGTATATTCCCCAAAAGAGTATCATTTAGCTCTTTTATCATAAAATATCCTTAATATAATGATTAATCGTCCCCTAAAACATTGCAGATAATATATAATAGTGGACAAAAAATACTGCCCACTCAATCACTATATGGATATTGTTACTGATATTATTAAGAATCTTGTTTTTTTTAAGAGACAAAACAGGTCTTTCAGGGTGACTATAAGCATCTGCTTATCCGGCATTTCCTGTTTTAGTTCCTTATATCATTTAAATGAATATACCAGCCGCGGGATTTTAATCTCAAAACAGGCCCCTTCTCCATAGATTCCACTTTCACTAATTGTTATTCCTGTAATTGACAATATCTCCTTTGATAAAAATAGTCCCAGTCCGGTATTTTTACCATACCCTCTCTGAAATATCTTCATCTTCTCTTCATCCGGAATTCCTCTGCCATTGTCCCCGCAGAATATGATCAGTTCATCAGACCCCTCGGTTGCAGTAAAATTAATCTCAGAGATTGTATCACCATA
The sequence above is a segment of the Methanoplanus limicola DSM 2279 genome. Coding sequences within it:
- a CDS encoding transcriptional regulator FilR1 domain-containing protein — protein: MILNFPESPSDGLSSPYIEEFISDNMSANADDLADFLILKRDDNKYSLTKFGAVLRSKYLYLLSELNGRRNNLCRDVSYVDIGLLSGYLLSIYDSEDSDQLQRGLIPADAISKPGRDELLYDIYNLVILIIKNPEYFMIHNYESLPDFAVENLGMLHSAVLICDPTVNYRQKMEFYHELLRKADHIHGISTWGTGEIGTTMIDCLKSGAEIELVISGEMALKLIEPPYFNNIDEYRYFENLKFFVTDEIIPVGLTVTDKKLSLGFYLNDKRTYDSIHDFICGSCSCLRWGEELFSYYKERSADFEEYLAIKVFLKG
- a CDS encoding MBL fold metallo-hydrolase, translating into MEVTILGTESLGVRGLCCRIKTGDRCILIDPGVALGYLRHGLLPHPCQVAVGDAVRKRIIEACSEATDIVISHYHGDHLPLADANPYQIPLQDIKFRVGAKFWCKGPDGCSTVSLRRRLDLIAYIGKDDLPAAEGSGDAVVQCSLPVPHGISGSHPGTVIMTKIRDVSDGGKSFLHASDIQLLNRESVDVIRNFEPDVVFASGPPLYLGRLSVEDRNFAWKNAVSIAEIPSVKIFILDHHLLRSHEGFKWLKALFAETDGITVSAADFMKRKPLSFEADRDELYSRFKVPERWHSDYARGDVGFMDFIHQCKLENDLGSLKEIRGIEI
- a CDS encoding methyltransferase domain-containing protein, with the protein product MNKAKGKSRITTFLGPVESLESYVRAEWWREIFNANYIRTDGDVVDDSEITSKETDSFISLTDLSKDDIILDLCCGQGRHSVELAARGFKNIYGLDRSHYLINRAKKQAAKDGYSINFREGDARKLPYSTDSFDCIIIPGNSFGYFESCDDDKKVLLEVFRTLKPGGKLLLDVSDGDYLKENFTPRSWEWIDKNYFVCRERSLSSDNERLVTREVITHVSKGVIADQFYAERLYNPEMISSMLKECGFKNIRIHEPIITESQRMQDLGMMARRLIITSSVEKEWSPKKKQANKKRSVIVIMGDPELEDKVKPLCKFDEDDFKTISQLKDALSGLKNYKFTYVNSHKNLMSYLIKNKNRFEFALNLCDEGFSNDPEKELHIPALLEMLDIEYSGGNPQCLSYCYDKSLVRGIAKELDIPVPKAFMINPEDSSFIEFPIHFPVIVKPNYGDSSVGITKDSICSDVNELQDAILNVRKISGAEKPILVEEFLTGKDISVGIIGNLPDEYTVLPVIEEDYSALPEDLPKVCGYEAKWDPESPYWNLKSIQAELPEDVMRFLTASCIRLYARLGCRDYARFDWRLDKNGTPRLLEANPNPGWCWDGHLAKMAGFAGMNYQDMLESIMISTEKRIFPDNEEIESKVIPEMNPVTN
- a CDS encoding class 1 isoprenoid biosynthesis enzyme, whose amino-acid sequence is MIQAVLDNLNGYNEDESLYDVSYRFLQDDFDDLLKYGRTSYNTETVINIIKSERRRLKIRYFINNALIFSDKIFRTDVVSLKKYSEMYSEAVKYYRFASVRDKGIIRQNKEIKAFKKDLRAGFSDFRKHRKTGAGNGIPDTEKLAEICCEMTGISADETKIIRDEITEFIKNCPELYLKRGIFAKYIGSMFGVVKYGYENRSSSFVKKILLGSCYGITYLFDEIIDDPGYSSDEKEKYYSNVSAILMSGRGEKINHSKDSLMAFSEKAVVKMRDELSEERWNMVAKAYSAIADASVKGAGWQYSDIISDEELYVNSALKCAYTRVIPAILAEYTISGEFLTHCLRSGNIFQLPDDLRDFFEDTDNGNITAFNYYKYGINPLNYHPVEILMMVISRTSFIDYPELKDACELYMSCIFQSLRALHAKSGDKDLCGLFLEMNFPDNYIIRELCLTGRNYCMVTDFETKIAGMCTQISLDMKKAVHEQMFTDDKSFSS
- a CDS encoding class 1 isoprenoid biosynthesis enzyme, which produces MIKELNDTLLGNIPENDIFIISYQYAEEDYQNLTAFMENEYDPDIILDRLTKERKRLQKLKCLKEIVIYSDRKFSLNNEERLRRKEILRAEERLFRFALMRDQGVSPKTDISIKEFKRWADILLPENSDKSKILLSSSEEFISSAKSIIGSDDESLIWLYSYIHEFIEVCPKKYLESGIFGKFMRSVLGVIFFSKSAENPDYNNILRLSGFFAATYLFDDILDDAEYRKEEKEEYFQNVLNILNAGNFGEIEYSADPLMKFSESAFTGICSILDEKRSRMVAQSYIAIARATAAGSNWNYSTPLKDKELYSVAAVKAAYTRVIPAILGGYTVDEKFMSHCMRGGLIFQLTDDLRDITDDMEEGNITPFNYFCYGAVKQNIHPFEIFLAAVSRVSAENLKDIPDAKDLWIMRITHSIRLLKLKSGEDDLRELLTEMNFPEGKIRDEISMIAGCSDVIIDIEAETAKIYSDIAVNLRGGWSKNPVFGH